The Acidimicrobiales bacterium genome has a segment encoding these proteins:
- the lepB gene encoding signal peptidase I, which yields MAREIPLLVAVAVAVAVLVKTFVAQAFYIPSGSMLPQLQLNDRVVVSKLAYDLHSPHRGDIIVFQAPPSQQPAPAPNTEPDVVRWLRDAGEAIGVVTPSTEDYIKRVIGLPGDVVEARGGHVYINGRRLAEPYLPRGVVTADFGPVIVPAGRLWVLGDNRGDSCDSRCFPEGAIPESSVIGRAVFRVWPAGHASFL from the coding sequence GTGGCCCGAGAGATCCCGCTGCTCGTCGCGGTGGCGGTCGCGGTGGCCGTGCTGGTCAAGACTTTCGTGGCCCAGGCGTTCTACATCCCGTCCGGGTCGATGCTGCCGCAGCTCCAGCTCAACGACCGGGTGGTGGTGTCGAAGCTGGCCTACGACCTGCACTCCCCGCACCGGGGGGACATCATCGTGTTCCAGGCCCCGCCCAGCCAGCAGCCGGCACCGGCGCCCAACACCGAACCCGACGTCGTGCGGTGGCTCAGGGACGCCGGCGAGGCCATCGGTGTGGTCACCCCCTCGACGGAGGACTACATCAAGCGGGTCATCGGCCTGCCCGGTGACGTCGTCGAGGCCCGGGGCGGCCACGTGTACATAAACGGCCGCCGGCTGGCCGAGCCCTATCTGCCTAGGGGCGTGGTCACCGCCGACTTCGGTCCGGTGATCGTCCCCGCCGGCCGGCTCTGGGTGCTCGGGGACAACCGGGGTGACTCGTGCGACAGCCGGTGCTTCCCGGAGGGCGCCATACCGGAGTCCTCGGTGATCGGACGGGCGGTGTTCCGGGTCTGGCCGGCGGGACACGCCTCGTTCCTGTGA
- a CDS encoding DUF2469 domain-containing protein, which translates to MSAEDLERYETEIELQLYQEYRAVLPMFRYVVETERRFYLANDVKMEPRNEEGRTYFEIRLSDAWVWDMYRPARFVSNVRVVTFKDVNVEEIPEKEI; encoded by the coding sequence GTGAGCGCCGAGGACCTCGAACGGTACGAGACCGAGATAGAGCTCCAGCTCTACCAGGAGTACCGGGCCGTGCTGCCGATGTTCCGGTACGTCGTCGAGACCGAGCGCCGCTTCTACCTCGCCAACGACGTCAAGATGGAGCCCCGTAACGAAGAGGGGCGTACGTATTTCGAGATCCGGTTGTCCGACGCCTGGGTCTGGGACATGTACCGCCCCGCCCGCTTCGTGTCCAACGTGCGGGTGGTCACGTTCAAGGACGTGAACGTCGAGGAGATCCCCGAGAAGGAGATCTGA
- a CDS encoding YraN family protein, whose product MADATARRPAPDAAARRALGLAGEQAAADWYQEHGYEPVVRNWRCRDGEIDLIVRRGREFVFCEVKARTTDAFGAPVEAVGRAKQVRLRRLAARWIEEAAPVRPTGVRFDVVSVLGGVVEVIEGAF is encoded by the coding sequence GTGGCCGACGCCACGGCCCGGCGCCCCGCTCCCGACGCCGCGGCCCGGCGGGCGCTGGGCCTGGCCGGCGAGCAGGCCGCGGCCGACTGGTACCAGGAGCACGGCTACGAGCCGGTCGTCAGGAACTGGCGGTGCCGCGACGGTGAGATCGACCTCATCGTGCGCCGGGGCCGGGAGTTCGTCTTCTGTGAGGTGAAGGCCCGCACGACCGACGCCTTCGGCGCCCCGGTCGAGGCGGTCGGCCGGGCCAAGCAGGTACGGCTGCGCCGCCTGGCCGCCCGTTGGATCGAGGAGGCGGCCCCGGTCCGCCCCACCGGCGTCCGCTTCGACGTGGTCTCGGTGCTCGGCGGTGTCGTGGAGGTCATCGAAGGGGCCTTCTGA